The following coding sequences are from one Gopherus flavomarginatus isolate rGopFla2 chromosome 21, rGopFla2.mat.asm, whole genome shotgun sequence window:
- the SLC2A1 gene encoding solute carrier family 2, facilitated glucose transporter member 1 isoform X3, with protein sequence MTARLMLAVGGAVLGSLQFGYNTGVINAPQKVIEEFYNQTWLTRYEEPITAGTLTTLWSLSVAIFSVGGMVGSFSVGLFVNRFGRRNSMLMSNSLAFLAAILMGFSKVAYSFEMLILGRFIVGLYSGLTTGFVPMYVGEVSPTALRGALGTFHQLGIVVGILIAQVFGMDLIMGNESLWPLLLGFTFIPSLLQCIILPFAPESPRFLLINRNEENKAKSVLKKLRGTTDVSSDLQEMKEESRQMMREKKVTILELFRSPLYQQPILIAIVLQLSQQLSGINAVFYYSTSIFEKSGVEQPVYATIGSGVVNTAFTVVSLFVVERAGRRTLHLIGLAGMAGCAVLMTIALVLLDQMAWMSYISIIAIFGFVAFFEIGPGPIPWFIVAELFSQGPRPAAFAIAGLSNWTSNFIVGMGFQYVEQLCGPYVFIIFTVLLILFFIFTYFKVPETRGRTFDEIASGFRQGSASQSDKTPDEFHSLGADSQV encoded by the exons GTGATTGAAGAGTTCTACAACCAGACGTGGCTAACTCGCTATGAGGAGCCGATCACCGCTGGCACCCTCACCACCCTGTGGTCCCTCTCCGTTGCCATATTCTCCGTTGGGGGAATGGTTGGCTCCTTCTCCGTTGGGCTGTTTGTCAATCGCTTTGGCCG ACGGAACTCCATGCTGATGTCAAACAGTCTCGCCTTCCTGGCAGCCATCCTGATGGGGTTCTCCAAGGTGGCTTATTCCTTCGAGATGCTGATCCTGGGCCGCTTCATCGTTGGGTTGTATTCTGGCCTCACCACTGGTTTTGTGCCCATGTATGTGGGTGAGGTGTCTCCAACAGCACTGAGAGGGGCTCTTGGAACGTTCCACCAGCTCGGCATAGTCGTGGGCATCCTCATCGCACAG GTGTTTGGGATGGACTTGATCATGGGGAATGAGTCACTCTGGCCGCTCCTGCTGGGCTTCACCTTTatcccttccttgctgcaatgtaTCATCCTGCCCTTCGCCCCCGAGAGCCCCCGGTTCCTCCTTATCAATCGCAACGAGGAGAACAAAGCCAAGAGTG TCCTGAAGAAGCTCAGAGGGACAACAGACGTCAGCAGCGACCTGCAGGAGATGAAGGAAGAGAGCCGGCAGATGATGAGGGAGAAGAAGGTCACAATACTGGAGCTCTTCCGCTCCCCTTTGTATCAACAGCCAATCCTCATTGCCATTGTGCTGCAGTTGTCGCAGCAGCTCTCGGGGATCAATGCG GTCTTCTACTATTCTACCAGCATCTTTGAAAAGTCGGGCGTGGAGCAGCCCGTCTATGCCACCATAGGCTCCGGGGTGGTGAACACAGCTTTCACGGTTGTCTCG CTCTTTGTGGTAGAGCGAGCCGGGCGCAGGACTCTGCACCTCATTGGCCTGGCTGGGATGGCTGGCTGCGCAGTGCTCATGACCATCGCCCTGGTGTTGCTG GACCAAATGGCCTGGATGTCCTACATCAGCATCATTGCCATCTTTGGGTTTGTGGCTTTCTTTGAGATTGGCCCAGGCCCCATCCCTTGGTTTATCGTGGCAGAATTGTTCAGCCAAGGCCCTCGCCCTGCCGCCTTCGCCATTGCAGGCTTGTCCAATTGGACCTCCAACTTCATCGTGGGCATGGGCTTCCAGTATGTGGAG CAACTCTGCGGCCCATATGTCTTCATCATCTTCACGGTGCTGCTGATCCTCTTCTTCATCTTCACCTACTTCAAGGTGCCCGAGACGAGGGGCCGGACCTTTGATGAGATCGCCTCCGGGTTCCGCCAGGGCAGTGCCAGCCAGAGCGACAAGACGCCCGATGAGTTCCACAGCTTGGGAGCAGACTCCCAGGTCTAA
- the SLC2A1 gene encoding solute carrier family 2, facilitated glucose transporter member 1 isoform X2, producing the protein MESGSKMTARLMLAVGGAVLGSLQFGYNTGVINAPQKVIEEFYNQTWLTRYEEPITAGTLTTLWSLSVAIFSVGGMVGSFSVGLFVNRFGRRNSMLMSNSLAFLAAILMGFSKVAYSFEMLILGRFIVGLYSGLTTGFVPMYVGEVSPTALRGALGTFHQLGIVVGILIAQVFGMDLIMGNESLWPLLLGFTFIPSLLQCIILPFAPESPRFLLINRNEENKAKSVLKKLRGTTDVSSDLQEMKEESRQMMREKKVTILELFRSPLYQQPILIAIVLQLSQQLSGINAVFYYSTSIFEKSGVEQPVYATIGSGVVNTAFTVVSLFVVERAGRRTLHLIGLAGMAGCAVLMTIALVLLDQMAWMSYISIIAIFGFVAFFEIGPGPIPWFIVAELFSQGPRPAAFAIAGLSNWTSNFIVGMGFQYVEQLCGPYVFIIFTVLLILFFIFTYFKVPETRGRTFDEIASGFRQGSASQSDKTPDEFHSLGADSQV; encoded by the exons GTGATTGAAGAGTTCTACAACCAGACGTGGCTAACTCGCTATGAGGAGCCGATCACCGCTGGCACCCTCACCACCCTGTGGTCCCTCTCCGTTGCCATATTCTCCGTTGGGGGAATGGTTGGCTCCTTCTCCGTTGGGCTGTTTGTCAATCGCTTTGGCCG ACGGAACTCCATGCTGATGTCAAACAGTCTCGCCTTCCTGGCAGCCATCCTGATGGGGTTCTCCAAGGTGGCTTATTCCTTCGAGATGCTGATCCTGGGCCGCTTCATCGTTGGGTTGTATTCTGGCCTCACCACTGGTTTTGTGCCCATGTATGTGGGTGAGGTGTCTCCAACAGCACTGAGAGGGGCTCTTGGAACGTTCCACCAGCTCGGCATAGTCGTGGGCATCCTCATCGCACAG GTGTTTGGGATGGACTTGATCATGGGGAATGAGTCACTCTGGCCGCTCCTGCTGGGCTTCACCTTTatcccttccttgctgcaatgtaTCATCCTGCCCTTCGCCCCCGAGAGCCCCCGGTTCCTCCTTATCAATCGCAACGAGGAGAACAAAGCCAAGAGTG TCCTGAAGAAGCTCAGAGGGACAACAGACGTCAGCAGCGACCTGCAGGAGATGAAGGAAGAGAGCCGGCAGATGATGAGGGAGAAGAAGGTCACAATACTGGAGCTCTTCCGCTCCCCTTTGTATCAACAGCCAATCCTCATTGCCATTGTGCTGCAGTTGTCGCAGCAGCTCTCGGGGATCAATGCG GTCTTCTACTATTCTACCAGCATCTTTGAAAAGTCGGGCGTGGAGCAGCCCGTCTATGCCACCATAGGCTCCGGGGTGGTGAACACAGCTTTCACGGTTGTCTCG CTCTTTGTGGTAGAGCGAGCCGGGCGCAGGACTCTGCACCTCATTGGCCTGGCTGGGATGGCTGGCTGCGCAGTGCTCATGACCATCGCCCTGGTGTTGCTG GACCAAATGGCCTGGATGTCCTACATCAGCATCATTGCCATCTTTGGGTTTGTGGCTTTCTTTGAGATTGGCCCAGGCCCCATCCCTTGGTTTATCGTGGCAGAATTGTTCAGCCAAGGCCCTCGCCCTGCCGCCTTCGCCATTGCAGGCTTGTCCAATTGGACCTCCAACTTCATCGTGGGCATGGGCTTCCAGTATGTGGAG CAACTCTGCGGCCCATATGTCTTCATCATCTTCACGGTGCTGCTGATCCTCTTCTTCATCTTCACCTACTTCAAGGTGCCCGAGACGAGGGGCCGGACCTTTGATGAGATCGCCTCCGGGTTCCGCCAGGGCAGTGCCAGCCAGAGCGACAAGACGCCCGATGAGTTCCACAGCTTGGGAGCAGACTCCCAGGTCTAA